One Streptomyces sp. NBC_01217 genomic region harbors:
- a CDS encoding GNAT family N-acetyltransferase has translation MSVLVDPTVPVGSLAARSQPTLTAGGGVLLRPWNPGDAQAVMDAYQDGEIQRWHVQRADSPAEAREWIAGWQGGWAAETGAHWAVVDSASDVLLARAALKGLKFADGAADVAYWTVPAARGKGVCPRAVDAMARWAFEVAGFHRLDLKHAIGNTASCRVAEKTGFVAEGVLRSAWLQSDGRHDVHVHARLRSEG, from the coding sequence ATGTCTGTTCTCGTCGACCCAACAGTTCCGGTCGGCTCCCTCGCTGCGCGGTCCCAGCCCACTTTGACCGCCGGCGGCGGCGTGCTGCTGCGGCCGTGGAATCCCGGCGATGCCCAGGCCGTCATGGACGCCTACCAGGACGGGGAGATCCAGCGCTGGCATGTGCAGCGGGCCGACTCCCCTGCCGAGGCCCGGGAGTGGATCGCAGGCTGGCAGGGCGGCTGGGCGGCCGAGACCGGTGCGCACTGGGCAGTGGTCGACTCGGCGAGCGATGTCCTGCTGGCTCGCGCCGCGTTGAAGGGGCTGAAGTTCGCAGACGGTGCCGCCGACGTCGCCTACTGGACCGTACCAGCCGCCCGAGGAAAGGGCGTCTGTCCGCGGGCAGTCGACGCGATGGCGCGCTGGGCCTTCGAAGTCGCCGGCTTTCACCGTCTTGATCTCAAACACGCCATCGGCAATACGGCGTCCTGCCGCGTGGCGGAGAAGACCGGCTTCGTCGCGGAGGGCGTGCTCCGCAGTGCATGGCTCCAGTCGGACGGTCGGCACGACGTGCACGTGCACGCGCGCCTGCGCTCCGAGGGATGA